Proteins encoded within one genomic window of Prauserella marina:
- a CDS encoding acetylornithine transaminase: MSNQDNQARWTAAMMNNYGTPALTLERGEGARVWDADGNSYLDLVTGIAVNALGHAHPAVVSAVTDQIRTIGHTSNLYINEPALRLAERLLDVAGLTGDGKVLFGNSGAEAIEAAFKLTRRTGRTKVIATEGGFHGRTMGALALTGQAGKREPFEPLVPGVTHVPYGDVAALEAAVDGETAAFVVEPVQGENGVVLPPEGYLRAAREITARHGALLVVDEVQTGIGRLGHWFGFQRAGIVPDIITLAKGLGGGLPLGACIAAGDAASLFEPGQHGTTFGGNPVCCAAGLAVLDTIASEGLLEHAATLGKEIAAGVERIGHPLVGGVRGAGLLTGIMLRDQVSAAAASAAQRAGFLINPIQPGVLRLAPPLIFSEEQATEFLSALPAVLDAATTKDTD, from the coding sequence ATGTCCAATCAGGACAATCAGGCGCGGTGGACGGCCGCGATGATGAACAACTACGGCACCCCGGCGCTGACCCTCGAACGCGGTGAGGGCGCGCGGGTGTGGGACGCCGACGGCAACAGCTACCTCGACCTGGTCACCGGAATCGCCGTCAACGCGCTCGGCCACGCGCATCCCGCTGTCGTGTCGGCGGTGACGGACCAGATCCGGACCATCGGCCACACCTCGAACCTCTACATCAACGAACCGGCGCTGCGGCTGGCCGAGCGACTGCTCGACGTCGCCGGTCTCACCGGCGACGGCAAGGTCCTTTTCGGAAACTCGGGAGCCGAGGCGATCGAGGCCGCCTTCAAACTGACGAGGCGGACCGGCAGGACCAAGGTCATCGCCACCGAGGGCGGGTTCCACGGCCGCACCATGGGCGCGCTCGCGCTCACCGGTCAGGCGGGCAAGCGGGAACCGTTCGAGCCGCTGGTGCCGGGGGTCACGCACGTGCCTTACGGCGACGTCGCCGCGCTCGAAGCCGCGGTGGACGGCGAGACGGCGGCGTTCGTGGTCGAGCCGGTCCAGGGCGAGAACGGCGTTGTCCTGCCGCCGGAGGGCTACCTGCGTGCCGCCCGCGAGATCACCGCACGGCACGGCGCGTTGCTGGTCGTCGACGAGGTGCAGACCGGGATCGGCAGGCTGGGTCACTGGTTCGGGTTCCAGCGGGCAGGCATCGTCCCCGACATCATCACGCTGGCCAAGGGGCTCGGCGGCGGCCTTCCGCTCGGTGCGTGCATCGCGGCGGGCGACGCCGCGTCGCTGTTCGAGCCGGGACAGCACGGCACCACCTTCGGCGGCAATCCGGTGTGCTGCGCGGCGGGACTCGCCGTGCTCGACACCATCGCCTCGGAAGGACTGCTCGAACACGCCGCGACGCTCGGCAAGGAGATCGCGGCCGGTGTCGAGCGCATTGGTCACCCGCTTGTCGGCGGGGTGCGAGGAGCGGGACTGCTCACTGGCATCATGCTCCGTGACCAGGTTTCCGCGGCCGCGGCCTCGGCCGCCCAGCGAGCCGGATTCCTGATCAACCCGATTCAGCCCGGCGTGCTCCGGCTTGCCCCACCACTGATCTTCAGCGAAGAACAGGCAACCGAGTT
- the argB gene encoding acetylglutamate kinase, which translates to MSGTGSTESLVAADDRLAAAAEKAGVLIEALPWLQRFHGATVVIKYGGNAMIDDDLKRAFAEDMVFLRLAGLRPVVVHGGGPQITSMLGKLGIEGEFRGGLRVTTPETMDIVRMVLVGQVSRELVGLINAHGPYAVGISGEDARLFTAERKQATVDGEAVDIGLVGEVASVNPDAVLDIVNAGRIPVVSTVAPDVDGVTHNVNADTAAGALAAALGAEKLVVLTDVEGLYANWPDRSSLVDRIEVDRLARLLPSLASGMIPKMEACLRAIEGGVRRAHVIDGRIAHSVLLEVFTSRGIGTMVLPADGGE; encoded by the coding sequence ATGAGCGGCACCGGATCGACCGAATCGCTGGTCGCGGCGGACGACCGGCTGGCCGCCGCCGCCGAGAAGGCGGGCGTGCTGATCGAGGCTTTGCCGTGGCTGCAACGGTTTCACGGCGCGACCGTCGTCATTAAATACGGCGGCAACGCCATGATCGACGACGATCTCAAGCGAGCGTTCGCCGAGGACATGGTGTTCCTGCGGCTCGCCGGCCTGCGCCCGGTGGTCGTGCACGGCGGTGGCCCGCAGATCACCTCGATGCTCGGCAAGCTCGGCATCGAGGGCGAGTTCAGGGGCGGCCTCCGGGTGACGACTCCGGAGACGATGGACATCGTCAGGATGGTGCTCGTCGGCCAGGTCAGCAGGGAACTCGTCGGGCTGATCAACGCGCACGGTCCCTACGCGGTGGGGATCTCGGGCGAGGACGCGCGGCTGTTCACGGCGGAGCGCAAGCAGGCCACGGTCGACGGGGAAGCGGTCGACATCGGCCTGGTCGGTGAGGTCGCCTCCGTCAACCCCGACGCCGTGCTCGACATCGTCAACGCGGGCCGGATTCCGGTCGTGTCGACCGTGGCGCCCGATGTGGACGGTGTCACGCACAACGTCAACGCCGACACGGCGGCTGGGGCGCTCGCCGCCGCGCTCGGCGCGGAGAAGCTCGTCGTGCTCACCGACGTCGAGGGGCTTTACGCGAACTGGCCGGACCGCTCCTCACTTGTCGACCGCATCGAGGTGGACCGGCTCGCGCGGCTGCTGCCCAGTCTCGCCAGCGGGATGATCCCGAAGATGGAGGCTTGCCTGAGGGCGATCGAGGGCGGAGTCCGCAGGGCACACGTCATCGACGGCAGGATCGCGCATTCGGTGTTGCTCGAAGTGTTCACGTCGCGGGGCATCGGAACGATGGTCCTGCCTGCGGACGGGGGTGAATGA